A single region of the Agromyces sp. Leaf222 genome encodes:
- the rplF gene encoding 50S ribosomal protein L6, whose translation MSRIGRLPIDIPAGVEVKVDGSAVNVKGPKGELSLTVASPIEAKVEANQVLVTRPDDERASRSLHGLTRTLIANQIIGVTEGYSKGLEIVGTGYRVAQKGTAIEFALGFSHPVTVEPPAGITLTVEGNNKLTVAGIDKQAVGETAANIRKIKKPEPYKGKGIRYAGEVVRRKAGKSGK comes from the coding sequence ATGTCACGAATCGGACGACTCCCCATCGACATCCCCGCGGGTGTCGAGGTCAAGGTCGACGGCTCCGCCGTCAACGTCAAGGGCCCCAAGGGCGAGCTCTCGCTCACCGTGGCTTCGCCCATCGAGGCAAAGGTCGAGGCGAACCAGGTCCTGGTCACCCGCCCCGACGACGAGCGTGCATCGCGTTCGCTGCACGGCCTGACCCGCACGCTCATCGCGAACCAGATCATCGGCGTCACCGAGGGCTACTCCAAGGGCCTCGAGATCGTCGGTACCGGTTACCGCGTCGCGCAGAAGGGTACTGCGATCGAGTTCGCGCTCGGTTTCTCGCACCCCGTCACCGTCGAGCCGCCCGCCGGCATCACGCTGACCGTCGAGGGCAACAACAAGCTCACGGTCGCTGGTATCGACAAGCAGGCCGTCGGCGAGACCGCCGCGAACATCCGCAAGATCAAGAAGCCCGAGCCCTACAAGGGCAAGGGCATCCGCTACGCCGGCGAGGTCGTGCGTCGCAAGGCCGGAAAGTCAGGTAAGTAA